CAGAAATTCACCACAAATCAGTAATAATGCCgtgcatttcaaaatgtcaaaaggCTATATataccggattctgccgagtcaatgcCCCTGTCTCAACGACCTTCCCCCCCCCAGCTCCATGAAATTttcggtccactaaaataaaaggCTTTGCATAATCTccaagtaagaaattgcagtgtccagtgtgaaacacgatcatccaaagtagcactatagcattaaaatgttcaatacaaaaaaaatgcctcagttacaagctcttgcagtggccacatttttcttttaaatccaaAAATATGGATTATAGCATGACAGGTAATCATAATCAATTCAGACTGCGCAGTCTGCATCATCTGATCAAATCAGACTGCGCAGTCTGCATCATCTGACCAGTCACACTGCGCAGTCTGCATCATCTGATCCGAAACTGCCGAACTCCACATCTTCATCACTGAGGATGCAAGCAATTGTCAGAATCATTAATGCACaaagcaactacttctaggcagttttgTTATTCACGTATTTCCCTTCAAGCACTACttgcgcatggttattaaaaacaggAGTTGAGGCAGAATCTAATATATTAGTATTTTAAAACTCACCATGAtaccaccattttgttttctttggattCTTGTTACATGTTCTTACATAAAACGAATTATCTGGTGGCCGTCTCTACAGGATCAAAAcagaaatgaagaaattaaaaatacaaagcgCAGTCTGCAGCAGTCTTTTCCATTGGTGTAATAAGATTATAAAAAGAATgatattcattattattacataacatacctaaaaataaacataacatgcaaaaactaatttcattctttgacaaaagtatttgggcactcTCACATTAGTATTTGTAGAGTGGGCTTTTGCTTaatttacagcttgcagtcttttgttgtattttgaaaccagttcctggcatctttctaGAGATATTTTTGcacattcttcaacacatacagctttgagttccgCAATGGACTTGGTTTCCTTATAAATTGTTGTTTTCGCTTTTTGTAACACCAAGTTTTTGTACAATAgttcaatattaaaatgtaaggttATAGTTAATCCATACCCCATAAgctagcattaaagtatgtacagtacttattgaaagtactcatgattcaaggtaatgttgcattttactcaccaaaaatacatttgacttgcatagtgtctaaattggacagtaaattactcaatgacccaaaactaTCTGGAGCACTGATAACAATAAAATGCTTATTAGCGTAACAGCAGACCTGTATAACAATGGAGACCAAATTTATTACAGGATGCTTCAGACAGCTTCTAAAACATTTAACTGGGGTTGACCAGACAAAATTCAGTGCATGTGAAAGCATCCTAAAATATCTATATAAACccatattttaatacagtaatctgtcgtgtACCTGCCCGTCACATATCTGACCTAACCGTTTATatgccatgatcaatctcttcagcaacgatagtttattattgaacagagatgaTTACTTCACAGACTGTAGATCCTACCCAAGTtctcgtacactgtgttgtatgtgctctgtgcgcaaccattgctggtagtgaaacataagctgttcagtgtgttgatatgtaaattaatcctgttcacctgcagagcatatcaacttcaacctctcgatctcctgcctgtcactcggaagaaaatgcatacacccacatggcagacggctactctgtcacaagcatgaATACCCTATATCTTTCTAAACAGGAAATTTAGGGGACCTCCCTAATAAAGCTcaatctgaaaacaataattgtgtgaatatagtaattgttacagatgtgtataacaatatttaaaacaggactcGTAGGGCTCCCatgtggtgcatccagtaaaggtgctccgcgtggagtgcaggatgcatcctatagccGGAAATCGCAGGTTCGAATACAGGCTTTGTCATTGGCGACCATGACCAGGTGTTCCTAGGGGGCggagcacaattggccgagcgctgcccgggtagggagggcttaggtcgacagggcaatccacggttcactgcgcaccagcaacccttGTGGCTGATAGTGCGCCTGCGGGtttgcagtggagccattcagatctgtgttgtcctctggcactatgggtctggtggcttcgctgtggatccgcagtgcaaaaaatgatggattggcaggcacatgtttcggaggatgcgtgtttcagcctctgtttcccgaATGACCAGGGAGTTGCAACGGcaaaccgggataaaaataataattgggcattctcaACTGGGAAGAAAAccattggcgactactaaattaaaaaaaaaaaaaaaaaaaaaaaaaaaaaaaaaagagtattcaTTCATCCGTCTTTTTAGACATCCGCCCCTACGCCAGTCCCACCGCAGTCTGATACACGTTGGATTACTGTATGCTTTAAAACATGAACTCCATATGTTGAAAATCTGAAATCCATATGACATATGTTCGATATCTTCAATTTACTGATGTATTTGGAAAAATTCTACAATTCTTACCTTTTCTTTGCAACTGGAAAGCATGCTGATAATGCTAAGACAGACTGATTGCACTGACAGAGCTGGAGACCAATCTTCTGTTAAAATGGATAAACAGATGTGACCGTTGCTATAAATGTGAGGATGGACAGGTATATTGTCACCAGTGAACataacctaaaaaataaaataaacaaatacatttaaaaaaaagtttattaacatTTCCTTCTTTAGGTATGGAATCATGGTGCTGTAGCTGAAAAAATAATGACTTAGCCATTCATATACAGTCACTGTAAAAAGAACTATGTAAACTCTTCTCTGATGGAATGCACTTTCTTGCATAGAGAATACCACATAATGCGATCTGCATTCAACAGCGTGAGTGCAGAATGGAATACTTGCTTGGCACCAACATGGGGGCTCATATGAGTAGTACCAATATTAGATTAGCTGCCCAAACATTTTATAGTTCTAACAGACAGAATAGTTTGTAAACATGCAAAAACTCTTTTTGAAACAATGTAGTTGTTACAAAAAGTTACATGACCACAACCATCTTAAGTCACAGGTCAATGgaatggaaagaaataaactaaacaataattaaatatgcaGTTAATTTAGATTGCTTACTTCAGGAAAGCCCTGTCTTGAGCaggtttttcagcatagaagaatgcagtgctttgccatttttTGTTGCCGACTTTATTCCCTTCTTGCTTTCTACGTGTATATGACTGGCAATGTGATCATTAATGGTACTGCCTCGTATATAACCAATCGAATGACAGCAACATTTGCTGAATAGTATCCCACCATCCTTATACAGATATTCAGAACATGTTTTAGCTCTGTCTTTTGACGATTTCTTGGTGCAACCACCGTgctgagtttcagcagagacacgTGAGTTGGCTGGGTGaagtgcaaaataataataatgaattcagTACCCAATGCCTAATTCCACGATTCTGGAAAATCAGTAGTACTACATTATGTTGTCAGAAggcaaaactttgaaaaaataaaatatatagaacaaatatttacccaaaaaataaaaatcacacaaaatcATTCACAAGGAGCCAGCTTGTACAACACAATGTAAAACATCATGACAATCTGAAGGCTTGTTTAAAACTTGAGAAGTCCTTATTTATGTGGCCAGGAAATAAAGCCGTGCAAGaaacatttagtaaaatatatttttattaatcatagaaaataaattaactgaTATTCAAGGATGAAAATAAAACTTGCTGAAATATTTTTAATCTGCAAATGATTTCATTTTCCGATTCACGCTCTTAATCTGAACTGTTTGCTGGCCCAGGTGTGACATGCCTGGCAGTGCAGCTTATGCAGGACTGGGAAGTGGAATAAACAGTGAAAATAACACTTGAAAATAAACCGTGACTGGTCATCTCCGAAGGTGCTTTTTTTTGGTGCTAcagatcataaaaacaaacaaatgaaaagacaTTACATATGGAAGTACCTGAGGTGAATCAAAAGGATATCGACTACTGAATTTGAATAGAAGCTGAAACTTTTCTCCTTCATACAGTGTACCGGGGGCTCCTTCCATATCTACAATCcacctgaaaaacaaatgaacagtTAGGTTCTTTTTCCAGTTGCATGACCAAGTGTTTGTAGGAGAATGACGACACTAAACACCTTGCGGTattaactgtaacacagcttTACAGTCTAGCTTTTCATGTTAATATGTTGGGAAAAGATTCtaaaatagctttttattttttgtttctcactGAAAGAGTGAAACAATCTACAAAGTTCACTTCCTTTGGAGTAGATACAGGTGTGCAATAGAATTATCATTACACCGTTAATTCCATTTGAGAAAATTGTCTAacagatgttttttcttttgtcaagCAAACAGACACAAATAATGAGGCTAGTGTTTACACATGTTTATGAAGAGTGCATTACTGTGCCACAACATGCAACACAGAAGAGGTTACTAGTAGAAATCTTCAAGCAACAGAGCACTGCTTAGCATCACACAACACAGTCTTATCTTTCTAAAGAGAGCATGGGtctacaaaacaacacaaaatacacaagacAGATTAGGTACTTATGCCGGAAAAAGTGGAATTATTTTGGCAGACAATTCTTAAACTGTTAGTAGCAGAATGAAGAAAATAATGCTGAAGTCAGGTGCCTTTATACCTACATATAAAAGACAACAGAGTGTCTTTTCATAAGCTACATATAAAGGAGggagtatttttttcttctttttcctccAGCAGTGGAGGATTTTGAAATAACCTTAAGTATAACTGGCTTCATTGACCAACTGAAAATGTTAACAGGTTTTCATTATATAAATCTGGTTACCACACATTCTTTTTCATGGAAAGACTCCAATTGTCATTCAAACACGTCTGTCCAGACCCACTATAATTAATAATTGTGTATTGTAATTTGTACAGTAGATCTGAATGTTGAGGCATGTTGTCATGTTAAGATGAATAGTTAAAGAAATCATTTCGTCATTGTCACACTGCCATTTACTAGAGGTGTTAATAGTTCATATTTCTTCACTGCCTTTTCcatttacaatatactgtacacagtctTACACAAATATATGTTGcagtaatatataaaatgaagatgGAAGGCATATTATGATGACTTTTCTGATTTTTTACAAACATTCCCAATATGttgatgtttaaaaacatgtaaatagtagagtttaaacatttaggaaattaaacagaaaccaACACCCATACCATTTACCATGAAGGTCTCACAATCTGGGGATTTAA
This Polyodon spathula isolate WHYD16114869_AA chromosome 3, ASM1765450v1, whole genome shotgun sequence DNA region includes the following protein-coding sequences:
- the LOC121313409 gene encoding ubiquitin-conjugating enzyme E2 W, whose protein sequence is MASMQKRLQKELLALQNEPPPGMTLNEKSVQNTITQWIVDMEGAPGTLYEGEKFQLLFKFSSRYPFDSPQVMFTGDNIPVHPHIYSNGHICLSILTEDWSPALSVQSVCLSIISMLSSCKEKRRPPDNSFYVRTCNKNPKKTKWWYHDDTC